One stretch of Desulfovibrio inopinatus DSM 10711 DNA includes these proteins:
- a CDS encoding ATP-binding protein, producing MVNPPEIKRLSTWNRLLERIPQEFIVLHGPSMWGKSWFLKRQLPQLVLDADIFDEVFYFDLFSKRIHEGKKLERELLYSKFRNEENLLGNFIISLDEYYKAYFIKEYLDWQYKHKSVLIIFDNVNVFNLKKNESLSWLNLFTEYSRKRGHGIIFATQPVWLNELKERDKKVLSKFNEFKMDPLTDAEIDAWLQEDFFTHYYPSITRQTVIDASARLVSFARDFSFFIRSLKFVDKEVSHVFNKYHSDKYIRQCHNLLNTRRSIFKGAVTFTTEEYNSGCFVNNECKLACPACVAARMEILNSEENRMYLMCLGSQDVSNIPKNIPLEIVTEILKETLLFYDNYQILFSKFQELLRHLFGVNCLLYVRDSSQTQIWYELLNDFSYKKILLNHKNSDFVEIAHQGYWKTKQSGEVLFSVVGGTGKVDLILQGKIPTRKNRNIYEKRIHIRSIWNVINQLQCVLIHGISDFNRRIEKKENLNLEKRTKELTSAGKDSFEHLLKEVDGDALIILRCSDIKPDGRWTTDTFYSLQDDCFVESQFSTALNEEALSRVFRHPRRRSVILKKQFAIELFAKIKYIERDFSIHVESVKVSKGIDSKTNYMIMVVFLADGSGKEIISGAKSSLLSLISHRMLQLSFFKSALQIEHEKELNFFYELSEMMPQFMFHPSAVESNLISLVSQYFNARAVAIYDIIENDKKEKKCIWRCGGGYDLSYHSKVYGMNEGKTGYIASQGKILVSTKSAGELEAVKYYNENTHTLELCPGFEKYEAQCVQYLTNASDIKNFIGAPIAINDRSDQKVSLGLIKFSNSNRNFTLNDVELAKRISNFLAPFMNSRMRIRMQVHQDGTTTESLISQIRHEMLHSLRSLKLAIPECVDPSDGNYADCMSHIESLEKIVDACKGCVIQSKGEQILIGIKKELESIFSTYKFDFENKHVDIKMDVDATLQCHMDVNYFRSVFKNLIMNSMESFTDGTVKRILVYQKRSDKKSHQIVFEDYGCGVPMNLRNKIFQLLITTKQSDTSREKRGQGLSYVKGVLEISGGEINLDNCKNPTRFVIKLPKFV from the coding sequence ATGGTTAACCCTCCAGAGATTAAAAGATTATCAACTTGGAATAGGCTCCTGGAACGAATACCCCAAGAATTTATCGTACTCCATGGGCCAAGTATGTGGGGGAAAAGTTGGTTTTTAAAGCGACAATTACCTCAGCTGGTTTTAGACGCAGATATTTTTGATGAGGTCTTTTATTTTGATTTATTCAGTAAGCGTATCCACGAAGGGAAAAAATTAGAGAGGGAATTACTATATTCAAAGTTTAGAAATGAAGAAAATTTATTGGGAAACTTTATTATCTCATTAGATGAATATTATAAAGCATACTTCATAAAAGAATATCTTGATTGGCAGTATAAACATAAATCTGTGTTGATCATTTTTGATAATGTAAATGTATTTAATTTAAAAAAAAATGAAAGCTTGTCCTGGCTCAATTTGTTTACAGAGTATTCCCGCAAAAGGGGACATGGAATTATTTTTGCGACGCAGCCAGTGTGGTTAAATGAATTGAAGGAGCGTGATAAGAAGGTATTGAGTAAATTTAACGAGTTTAAAATGGATCCCCTCACTGATGCAGAGATCGATGCTTGGTTGCAAGAAGATTTTTTTACTCATTATTATCCGTCAATCACTCGACAAACAGTCATAGATGCATCAGCGAGGTTAGTTTCATTTGCTAGAGATTTTAGTTTTTTCATTCGGTCACTTAAATTTGTCGATAAGGAGGTGTCGCATGTTTTTAATAAATATCATTCTGATAAATATATTCGGCAATGTCATAACCTTTTGAATACAAGGCGATCTATTTTTAAAGGGGCGGTCACTTTTACTACTGAAGAATACAATAGCGGATGTTTTGTTAATAATGAATGTAAACTGGCTTGTCCTGCATGTGTCGCTGCACGTATGGAAATATTGAATAGTGAAGAAAATAGAATGTATTTGATGTGTTTGGGAAGTCAAGATGTAAGTAATATTCCAAAAAATATTCCTTTAGAGATAGTTACTGAAATACTAAAGGAAACATTACTATTTTATGACAATTATCAAATTCTTTTTTCAAAATTTCAAGAATTGCTTCGACATTTGTTTGGAGTGAACTGCCTTTTATATGTACGTGATAGTTCACAAACACAAATATGGTATGAATTGCTTAATGATTTTTCATACAAGAAAATTTTGTTGAATCACAAAAATTCTGATTTTGTAGAGATCGCTCACCAAGGATACTGGAAAACTAAGCAGTCTGGTGAAGTACTGTTCTCTGTTGTTGGTGGAACAGGTAAAGTAGATCTTATTCTTCAAGGTAAGATTCCCACCAGAAAAAATCGTAATATTTATGAAAAGCGCATCCATATTCGGTCTATATGGAATGTAATAAATCAATTGCAATGTGTATTGATTCACGGGATTTCTGATTTTAATAGAAGAATAGAGAAGAAAGAAAATTTAAATCTTGAAAAGAGGACGAAAGAGCTTACAAGCGCTGGAAAGGATAGCTTTGAGCATCTCCTTAAAGAGGTTGATGGTGATGCACTTATTATCCTTCGATGTTCAGATATTAAACCAGATGGTCGATGGACAACAGATACATTTTATTCTTTACAGGATGACTGTTTTGTAGAGAGCCAATTCTCAACTGCATTAAATGAAGAGGCTTTAAGCCGAGTGTTTCGACATCCTCGGAGGCGCAGTGTAATTTTAAAAAAACAATTTGCAATAGAACTTTTTGCAAAAATTAAGTATATTGAACGTGATTTTAGTATACATGTTGAAAGTGTAAAAGTATCAAAGGGAATAGACTCTAAAACGAATTATATGATCATGGTTGTATTCTTAGCAGATGGTTCTGGTAAGGAGATTATTTCTGGAGCTAAAAGTAGTTTGTTGTCTTTAATATCTCACAGAATGCTACAACTATCTTTTTTTAAGAGTGCTTTGCAAATAGAACATGAAAAAGAGTTAAATTTTTTTTATGAGTTGTCTGAGATGATGCCACAATTTATGTTTCACCCCTCTGCCGTGGAATCAAATTTAATATCTCTTGTGTCACAATATTTTAATGCTAGAGCCGTAGCTATCTATGACATTATTGAAAATGATAAAAAAGAAAAGAAATGTATATGGAGATGTGGAGGTGGGTATGATTTATCATATCATAGTAAAGTCTATGGTATGAATGAAGGAAAGACTGGATATATTGCATCGCAAGGAAAAATTTTAGTATCAACGAAGAGTGCTGGTGAGCTGGAAGCAGTAAAGTACTATAATGAAAATACGCATACACTTGAACTTTGTCCTGGATTTGAAAAATATGAAGCTCAATGTGTGCAATATTTAACGAATGCTAGTGATATTAAGAATTTCATTGGGGCACCCATAGCGATAAATGACAGGTCTGATCAAAAAGTTTCATTGGGCCTTATTAAATTCTCAAATAGCAATAGAAATTTTACTCTTAATGATGTGGAATTGGCAAAGCGCATTTCAAACTTTTTAGCTCCATTTATGAATAGTAGAATGCGTATTCGTATGCAAGTACATCAAGATGGAACAACTACTGAGTCACTTATATCCCAGATTCGACATGAGATGCTTCATAGTCTCAGATCTCTAAAGTTGGCAATTCCTGAGTGTGTTGATCCTAGCGATGGCAATTATGCCGATTGCATGTCACACATAGAATCTCTTGAAAAAATTGTTGATGCTTGCAAGGGATGCGTCATTCAAAGCAAGGGTGAACAAATTCTTATTGGTATTAAGAAAGAACTTGAGTCAATTTTTTCTACCTATAAATTCGATTTTGAAAATAAGCATGTCGATATTAAAATGGATGTTGATGCTACGTTGCAATGTCATATGGATGTTAATTACTTTAGGTCTGTTTTTAAAAATCTCATTATGAATTCAATGGAATCTTTTACCGATGGTACTGTTAAACGTATTCTTGTTTATCAAAAGCGATCAGATAAAAAGTCTCACCAGATTGTCTTTGAAGATTATGGTTGTGGTGTTCCAATGAATCTCAGAAATAAAATCTTTCAGTTGCTTATTACGACAAAGCAAAGCGATACAAGTCGTGAAAAAAGAGGGCAAGGATTATCATATGTGAAGGGCGTGTTGGAAATTTCAGGTGGTGAAATTAATCTTGACAATTGTAAGAATCCAACGCGTTTTGTTATTAAACTTCCAAAATTTGTATAG